CCAAAAGTCAAAGTAATCCATCTAATGCTGTGGgcaccacaaactaaatttTCTTCACTTTCACTACACTGGCGAGGCAGCAGAGATCTAGTAAAACCAAAATCTACCACTAAGGTGTAATTGCCATGGTTtgggggttttgtcctgttatttcctgtgttattttgtaatcattttttttcttgtgtcggttagttttgcttcctgtcgtttttgcttcctgtcgttgATTGCTTTgagtgttttcacctgtgtcattggtttcacctgtgtcgcGTAGTCTCCCTCACCTAactgtatttaagtctgtgtaattttaacataattctttttttttttcataattgtgtagattttatattttacataccAAAGttttttgagatatctgttCTCATGGATGAGTTTTTTTTCTATCAAATTATTTTACCCTCTTCTCAAGTTTAATGTTATTATCTGCATTCTCTCTttgtaaattgtattttctgcatttgatATAGCACCTCGTCTTATTCCATCTCTTGTTTTTGTACCTGTTGTAAGTTTTGTAGTATTTCAACTAAGTGTTGTAACGATACTGATACCGATGCTTTAAAATGGTCTTAAATCTTGTGTGGTTTCCCTCTTTGTCTAGCTCACTGAGCCTGGGCTGTGACAATGGAGTTAGCAGGCACTATAAGGATTTGAAAGAAAACTAAGTAACATTGAGGAGACATCCTGTTactacacagacagaaacaacaaaaacagcagggGCTAAATATGCATGTGAGCAAAGGCTAAAGAGATCACATCTTTTGAACCCTGACcaaaaagaatatataaaagGAGatttaaatctctctctctctatatgtatatatatatatatatataaataaaatagtaatcAACATTACAccttgaaaaaaaatacattttcatcttaCTCACAAAGTACAAATGAAACATCCAGTCTACTGCTTTATGCTGGAATACACGCATTCATTCTTAGTGTTGTTCCTCTGTCTTCTTGTTCCTTTGGCCTTGATTTCCCTTAAAGCAACATAATGTAGGTCGTCTTGGTAACCCTGTTGACCAAATATAAATCACAATAGTGGACCTGTCAgaagtgatgtgttttacaataaaaatgtgtttcaattGTAATTCAACAGTTGGTCAAAACAGACTCACCTCTTCATTTGCAGAAAATCTTGCTTGAGGCTCTGTCcagaaaacacaggaaatggtatttaatttaaaagccATGCTTTCTAAATATACAAACAGCACTACTCACCTGTAGATTGGGAGCTGTTGATCTTGTACATTGAGAAAGCCAGTAAAACAACCAGGATGGTGGTGAATGCCAAAGCGCCACTCAACATATACACAAAGACAAGAGAGTCCACCTCATCTGCAGAGATACAGGAGACATTACAGAGCTTTCAGCttttattcttctgtttatATCGAAGATGAGGTGTAACAGAATCACATTTTATCAGATGAGACGATCTCTGCTAGAAAGTTACTTACGCTTAAAGTCCAGCTTGGTCCCGTTTCCAAACAGTATGTGTCCACATGAAGCAACAGCACAGTAGTAGGTCCCAGCATGAGAAAGATTCAGACTCGTCAGTGGCAAGTTGTagaaacaggtgtgtgtttgtgtgttgggttTCCTCTCACACTGATCATTCTTGCCTCCATGGGTGTACATGAGTCCTGGATGAGATTCTTCAGAGTTCCTGAACCAGTAAACGCTGTGTTCTCCATCACAGGTcccagtgtgtactgtacagttcaGAGTCACAGAGCCTCCTGGCTGGATGGTCTCAGATGCTGACTGATGGACCGAAGCTTGGATGTTCAAACCTGAACCCTTTACACTGACAGTAATGCCCTCTGAAAACTCAAAAATAAACGTATAGCTACTTGCGCAGTAGTATGTAGCTGagtctgaaatatttaaatctgaGATCTTCAAGTGGTTTTTACCATTTTCAGTATCCAGTGTGAAGCGTGGATTTTTCTTGAATTCACCATGAAAAGAGCCATTTCTTTCATACTTATAGAAGGTAGAGATGAGGTTCGGTTTCTGTCCCAGAGTTTGTTTATACCAGTAAAGCCTTGCAGCATCACCATCATAAAAACATCGCAAAGTTACCTTGTCTCCAACATTAGCTGATACAAAACCACTCTCTTGGTGCACAGATGAGGACAATTTCAGTTCAGTTGTCCAAGCTGAAGTGAAATGAGAGACAAACCAAATGCAAATTGCTAATTGATTTCTTGAattgaaaatatattacaaTCAACACACAATGATTTGAAGCAATTTCATGAGAACCATACACGCTAAAAGATACAAATTTgaaccacaaaaacacaactcaccCGTTTTCCCCAAGAACAAACATGTGAGATAGAATGCAAACATCGTAGATGTCGTGTTCAAACTGCTGTGTTGAATGAAAAACATCTCGATGCTCTCTCCACTCTTAAGAGACAAGACTGGCCAATCAGAGGTGACACTATAGGAAACATGATCACATGTTCACATCCACCTACAGTGTCAATTTGTTTCTTGAATAAAATCAAATGGGGAGAGAGATATGAAGAACATAACAGCATCTCATCTTGGCATTACAATAGAAAtcactgggggaaaaaaaactccaTAGACAGTAACAATTGTGCTCAACATTAATGGACTTGACATAGTCAAGCAGGGATGATCATTTGCTAGTTACCTGTCAAATACTTAAAATGAACC
This sequence is a window from Siniperca chuatsi isolate FFG_IHB_CAS linkage group LG22, ASM2008510v1, whole genome shotgun sequence. Protein-coding genes within it:
- the LOC122869847 gene encoding uncharacterized protein LOC122869847; this translates as MFAFYLTCLFLGKTAWTTELKLSSSVHQESGFVSANVGDKVTLRCFYDGDAARLYWYKQTLGQKPNLISTFYKYERNGSFHGEFKKNPRFTLDTENGKNHLKISDLNISDSATYYCASSYTFIFEFSEGITVSVKGSGLNIQASVHQSASETIQPGGSVTLNCTVHTGTCDGEHSVYWFRNSEESHPGLMYTHGGKNDQCERKPNTQTHTCFYNLPLTSLNLSHAGTYYCAVASCGHILFGNGTKLDFKHEVDSLVFVYMLSGALAFTTILVVLLAFSMYKINSSQSTEPQARFSANEEGYQDDLHYVALREIKAKGTRRQRNNTKNECVYSSIKQ